The Hypanus sabinus isolate sHypSab1 chromosome 1, sHypSab1.hap1, whole genome shotgun sequence genome contains a region encoding:
- the LOC132380195 gene encoding uncharacterized protein LOC132380195 — protein MEGLPPPSKLQLTGNVAENQRIFKQQFELYLSAINYEEKSEKAKAVLLLHIIGNDTVEVYNNFVFEDGDNFNLKLIMDRFKVFCIPKCNLTYEQYKFFTCAQRAAETIDQYVTGLRKRSRTCEFGLFTNSLIKDRLVCGIRDNALRERLLRKQDLNFEKALVLCKASEAVSLQAVELFVKNCNANAVKKCEYIKKYNNMSTNPTESKTAFERKKLCDRCVWGYRPNQCPTYSKICNGCGKEDVVITHAMMCQYMIGQCTEHTQDC, from the exons ATGGAAGGTTTGCCACCCCCATCAAAACTTCAACTGACTGGCAATGTAGCTGAGAATCAGAGGATATTCAAACAACAGTTTGAACTGTATTTATCGGCGatcaattatgaagaaaaatcAGAAAAAGCCAAAGCTGTGCTTTTGCTCCATATAATCGGGAATGACACAGTAGAGGtatataataattttgtctttgaagatggggataatttcaatttaaagttGATAATGGACAGATTTAAAGTATTTTGTATACCTAAGTGTAATTTAACGTATGAGCAATATAAATTTTTCACATGTgcgcagagagctgctgaaacaaTTGATCAGTATGTTACTGGGTTAAGAAAGCGTAGTAGAACATGCGAGTTTGGATTGTTCAcgaactctctcattaaagatagACTTGTTTGTGGCATTCGagataatgctctgagagaaaggctgttgagaaagcaagatttaaattttgaaaaagctttGGTGCTTTGCAAAGCTTCTGAGGCCGTGTCATTGCAGGCTGTAGAGCTTTTTGTCAAAAACTGCAATGCAAATGCTGTAAAAAAGTGCGAATAtatcaagaaatataataatatGTCAACAAACCCAACAGAGAGCAAGAcagcatttgaaagaaaaaagttATGTGATCGCTGTGTGTGGGGATATCGTCCAAATCAGTGTCCCACATATAGCAAAATTTGCAATGGCTGCG ggaaggaagatgtggtgataacacatgcaatgatgtgccagtacatgaTTGGACAGTGCACTGAGCATACGCAGGATTGCTAG